The bacterium genome includes a region encoding these proteins:
- a CDS encoding methyltransferase domain-containing protein, producing the protein MGDPDDAARFFDSFAGDFDGFYTGRRARLTRWLDRRFRRDMVVRFTRTFEGFGDLGGRTVLDLGCGSGPYLVESLRRGAASVTGVDPAPAMLEMAERRLCEGGFDGRFRLIKGAFPGTPLEPHDHAVVMGVMDYTADAEAFLGALRPLVRVSAAVSFPSRHWLRTPLRRLRYRLRRCPVYFYTEDDVRRLFNRAGFGDLDLWKIPGAGLDFHALARP; encoded by the coding sequence GTGGGTGACCCTGACGACGCCGCGCGGTTCTTCGACTCCTTCGCGGGCGACTTCGACGGTTTCTACACGGGGCGCCGCGCGCGGCTGACGCGCTGGCTGGACCGGCGCTTCCGCCGGGACATGGTCGTCCGCTTCACCCGGACCTTCGAGGGCTTCGGGGACCTGGGCGGGCGGACGGTGCTGGACTTGGGCTGCGGCTCGGGACCCTACCTCGTGGAGTCGCTCCGGCGGGGGGCGGCGTCCGTGACCGGAGTGGACCCGGCCCCGGCCATGTTGGAGATGGCGGAACGCCGCCTGTGCGAGGGCGGCTTCGACGGCCGCTTCCGCTTAATAAAGGGCGCCTTCCCCGGAACCCCGCTCGAACCCCACGACCACGCCGTCGTCATGGGCGTCATGGACTACACGGCCGACGCGGAGGCCTTCCTCGGGGCGCTCCGGCCGCTGGTCCGGGTCTCGGCGGCGGTCTCCTTCCCCAGCCGGCACTGGCTCAGAACCCCCCTGCGACGACTGCGGTACCGCCTGCGCCGCTGCCCCGTCTATTTCTACACCGAGGACGACGTCCGCCGGCTTTTTAATCGGGCCGGCTTCGGCGACCTCGACCTGTGGAAGATACCGGGCGCCGGCCTGGACTTCCACGCCCTGGCCCGCCCATGA
- a CDS encoding DUF3473 domain-containing protein produces MTRHGPPIVTVDVEDWPQSTLSHDLPVTGRVAVNTRRLLDLLDGCGVRATFFVLGLVAEAHPDLVAEIGRRGHEIASHGHAHREIFLGSRSDFTADVTRSKARLEELTGRPVLGYRAPDFSVMRPTLWALDALAEAGYRYDSSVFPVANRRYGIADWPPEPLSLELPGGGGIVELPLGVYRGLGRNWPCGGGGYMRLLPGAIFRGLARRSLRRAPFVFYCHPYELDPGEFAGLERDVPPLMRLHQGLGRGRMAERLRAFFTAFGGRSAADFLAEEEPRRVELGADGTLTPTRP; encoded by the coding sequence ATGACCCGCCACGGCCCCCCGATCGTCACCGTTGACGTCGAGGACTGGCCCCAGTCCACGCTTTCCCACGACCTGCCCGTCACCGGGCGGGTGGCGGTCAACACCCGCCGCCTGCTGGACCTCCTCGACGGGTGCGGTGTCCGGGCCACATTTTTCGTCCTGGGCCTGGTGGCCGAGGCCCACCCGGACCTGGTGGCGGAAATTGGCCGGCGCGGCCACGAGATAGCGAGCCACGGCCACGCCCACCGGGAGATTTTCCTCGGTTCGCGGTCGGACTTCACCGCCGACGTGACACGCTCCAAGGCGCGGCTGGAGGAGCTGACCGGCCGCCCGGTGCTGGGCTACCGCGCGCCGGATTTTTCCGTGATGCGCCCCACCCTCTGGGCCCTGGACGCCCTCGCCGAGGCGGGCTACCGCTACGACTCGAGTGTCTTCCCCGTCGCAAATCGCCGGTACGGAATCGCGGACTGGCCGCCGGAGCCGCTCTCATTGGAGCTGCCGGGCGGCGGGGGGATTGTCGAGCTGCCCCTCGGGGTTTACCGGGGCCTGGGGCGGAACTGGCCCTGCGGGGGCGGGGGTTACATGCGCCTCTTGCCGGGGGCGATATTCCGCGGGCTCGCGCGGAGGTCTTTGCGGCGCGCACCTTTCGTCTTCTACTGCCACCCCTACGAGCTGGACCCCGGCGAGTTCGCCGGACTGGAACGGGACGTGCCGCCGCTCATGCGCCTGCACCAGGGGCTGGGGCGGGGGCGGATGGCCGAGCGGCTGCGGGCGTTTTTCACGGCCTTCGGCGGACGGTCGGCGGCGGATTTTTTGGCGGAGGAAGAGCCGCGCCGTGTCGAGCTGGGCGCCGACGGCACGCTCACGCCGACGCGTCCCTGA